GGAAGCCGAACTCCGGCGCGGAGGTGACCGCAGGCTCCCCGTCGGCGGGGGTCCGCAGCGGCACGTCCGGTCCGATCGCGGGTTCGATCTGCATGAGCATCTGGTAATACGCCCGGACGTTCTCGGTGAGCGCCATGGCTTCGCCGCCGCGGGCGTAGCCATGGCGCAGGTCCCCGTTGTATTCCGCATCGGCCAGAAGGGGCAGCGCACGCTTCACGTCCAGCCAGACGTCAGGGTTGCCGCCGTTGCGCTGGGCGAGAACGCGGGCGTCTTCCAGATGCCCCGGACCCTGGTTGTAGGCCGCGAGCGCAAGCCAGGTCCGGTCCGGTTCGGCGATACGCGGCGGCAGGGCATCGCGCAGGGATTTCAGGTAACGGGCACCGGCGAGGATGCTCGACCTGGCGTGCAGCTTGTCGCGCAGTCCGGTGCGCGCGGCCGTCTGGTCAGTGAGCATCATGAATCCGCGCACCCCAGTGGGAGAGGTGGCGAGCGGGTCCCATTTCGACTCCTGGTACCCGAGCGCCGCGATCAGCCTCCAGTCGATTCCCGTCGCGTTCTGGGCTGCGATGAACGCGTGGCGATATTGCGAGAGCGACGTTTCGCAGCGTTCGAGGAATGTCTCGCGCTCCAGTTGGGACAGCCGGTTGACGTGACCGTAGTACCGGTCGATGAGGCGCGGCAGAGTGCCGTTCGACTGGATCCGCGTGAAGAATCGCCTTGCCTGCTTGAGCAGGCGGGGGTCCGCATCGGCGGGAAATGCCCAGGCCAGCTTGTCCGGCTCACCGAGCGTCATTGCCCGCCTGTATTGCGGAAAAGCCACGCGCAGCAGGTCGAACATGTGCGAGCCCATGACCGCATATTCGGCATTGCCCGCGCGAAGCGTTGCCGTGACGGCCTCCGGTGCATTGGCCGTGACCACTTCCACATTCACCTCGGGCGCCTTGCTCAGCGCGCGCTCGAACCGCTCGGCACCGGCCGATTGCGCGGCAACCACCACCCGCTTGTCGCCCAATGCCCGAACTGAACGCGGGGCCTCGCTGCCGGCGCGGTGCACCAGCACCTGACGCACCGTCATGTATCCGGGACCGAACACGATATTTTCGTCGCGCCCGCGTGTGGCGGTCAGGCCCGCGGCGGCGAGATGCGCTTCGCCGCGCTGGAGCCGGGCGAGCGCGTCGGCGTAGCCCGATGCCTCGATCACGCGGAGAGGAACGTCGATCTCCTCGGCGAACATGGACACGAGATCCCGTTCGAGTCCCG
The Betaproteobacteria bacterium DNA segment above includes these coding regions:
- the mltF gene encoding membrane-bound lytic murein transglycosylase MltF, which translates into the protein MRHLAASTLLLSLAASGSLTIPANFGTPPADRIDPSTYRQELVVLTRPAPATRFPTVEGHFAGLERDLVSMFAEEIDVPLRVIEASGYADALARLQRGEAHLAAAGLTATRGRDENIVFGPGYMTVRQVLVHRAGSEAPRSVRALGDKRVVVAAQSAGAERFERALSKAPEVNVEVVTANAPEAVTATLRAGNAEYAVMGSHMFDLLRVAFPQYRRAMTLGEPDKLAWAFPADADPRLLKQARRFFTRIQSNGTLPRLIDRYYGHVNRLSQLERETFLERCETSLSQYRHAFIAAQNATGIDWRLIAALGYQESKWDPLATSPTGVRGFMMLTDQTAARTGLRDKLHARSSILAGARYLKSLRDALPPRIAEPDRTWLALAAYNQGPGHLEDARVLAQRNGGNPDVWLDVKRALPLLADAEYNGDLRHGYARGGEAMALTENVRAYYQMLMQIEPAIGPDVPLRTPADGEPAVTSAPEFGFLI